In Terriglobia bacterium, one genomic interval encodes:
- a CDS encoding ferric reductase-like transmembrane domain-containing protein, whose amino-acid sequence MFLATANMLLGLLISVRYSPVRFWPHRRFNIFALHNWTGYALLVAVVIHPIILLFVSRNRFRSVDIIAPIYSPLQPFENTLGAVAAYILILVLATSYYRKQIGRMRWKLFHYLVYVSAALVFIHSIFTDPNLNGGAIDYLDGGKVFVFICLAIVTAASLWAWRFRVKKNQHERAAHTGRYAKQELTSPVTWRLDLNPETVVRVGREQGAEPRFRQPSSSASD is encoded by the coding sequence GTGTTTTTGGCAACTGCCAACATGCTGCTCGGGTTGCTGATTTCCGTGCGCTATAGTCCTGTCCGATTCTGGCCGCATCGGCGATTCAACATCTTCGCGCTGCACAATTGGACGGGCTACGCTCTGCTCGTGGCGGTCGTGATCCATCCCATCATTCTTCTGTTTGTAAGCCGCAACCGCTTCCGCTCGGTCGACATCATCGCGCCTATTTACTCGCCTCTCCAGCCATTCGAAAACACACTCGGTGCGGTCGCGGCCTACATCCTCATCCTCGTGCTGGCCACGTCGTATTACCGCAAGCAGATTGGCCGCATGAGGTGGAAGCTGTTCCACTACCTCGTTTATGTCTCGGCAGCTCTGGTATTCATCCATAGCATTTTCACCGATCCGAACCTGAATGGCGGAGCGATCGACTACCTGGACGGCGGCAAAGTGTTCGTGTTCATCTGCCTCGCAATCGTAACCGCAGCGAGTCTATGGGCATGGCGTTTCCGGGTGAAGAAAAACCAGCACGAGCGGGCGGCGCATACGGGTCGATACGCCAAGCAGGAACTAACCTCACCTGTGACCTGGCGACTAGATCTTAATCCTGAGACCGTGGTGAGAGTCGGACGGGAACAAGGGGCCGAACCGCGTTTTCGGCAGCCATCTTCGAGCGCCTCAGATTGA